A region from the Dehalococcoides mccartyi CG5 genome encodes:
- a CDS encoding reductive dehalogenase, whose translation MVDPQKWDLNRRDFIKKTGLASVAATAVVAVNTTGIIADEFVKPGIKAMDPLGNASIKRELPENFYKKIEHRPGYIGTTQIVSSGERMDAREHGFAQIVRRSSTGDWSGEPGDWGPVLLAAVKEKNKHLAEISDIERLDYTWSSTLQVAMDRWHINLAPGKFEPAPISATKVEMSPAEATAKIKKMARWLGAEQVGICEVTEDMKPFFYSIGRKHGNYSGPVANYEEDEGREIPWPYPYKYCIVLADKCDTDTLSALEGPLVEASARVSCSICDFLPHYLESIIRALGYDAKANPFSDTDIIEAPFAVKAGLGELGRSGLLVSPWGAQLRLLEVFTNMPLVPDMPIDFGLQEFCKVCKKCAENCPSQAISMDDEPSEVITTVKSIRWLQDEKKCLARRLAYGCAKCQSVCPWSKPDTLMHEIGRMIGQNPALASFLVKVDDFFYNRFPEGHSAADYAPWR comes from the coding sequence ATGGTAGACCCCCAAAAATGGGATTTAAACCGTAGAGATTTCATTAAAAAAACCGGGCTTGCTTCTGTGGCAGCAACGGCTGTTGTTGCAGTAAATACCACTGGTATAATCGCCGACGAATTTGTAAAACCGGGTATAAAAGCAATGGACCCGCTTGGTAATGCATCTATCAAAAGGGAGCTTCCGGAGAATTTTTACAAAAAGATAGAACATAGACCTGGTTACATAGGAACCACTCAAATTGTTTCATCTGGTGAAAGAATGGACGCCAGGGAACATGGATTCGCACAAATTGTACGCAGGTCTTCCACAGGAGACTGGTCTGGTGAACCGGGTGATTGGGGACCAGTTTTACTTGCTGCAGTGAAAGAAAAGAATAAACACTTAGCAGAGATATCCGACATAGAAAGATTAGATTATACTTGGAGCTCTACCTTACAAGTTGCAATGGATAGATGGCATATAAATCTTGCTCCGGGGAAATTTGAACCTGCCCCCATAAGTGCAACAAAAGTGGAAATGTCACCAGCGGAAGCTACTGCCAAGATAAAAAAAATGGCTCGTTGGCTTGGTGCCGAGCAAGTCGGAATCTGTGAAGTGACTGAAGACATGAAACCATTCTTTTATAGTATTGGCAGAAAACACGGAAATTATTCAGGGCCTGTTGCAAATTATGAAGAAGATGAAGGCCGAGAAATACCGTGGCCTTATCCATATAAATACTGCATCGTCTTGGCAGATAAATGTGATACGGACACTCTGAGTGCCTTAGAAGGCCCTCTCGTTGAAGCTAGTGCTAGAGTCTCATGTTCTATCTGTGATTTTCTCCCACATTACCTTGAATCAATAATAAGAGCATTAGGATATGATGCAAAGGCAAATCCCTTCAGTGACACGGATATAATTGAAGCTCCCTTTGCCGTTAAAGCCGGTCTCGGTGAACTCGGGCGAAGTGGTTTGTTGGTATCACCTTGGGGCGCTCAACTCAGACTGCTTGAGGTGTTCACCAACATGCCATTAGTACCAGATATGCCTATAGATTTTGGACTTCAAGAGTTTTGTAAAGTCTGTAAAAAGTGCGCTGAAAATTGTCCTTCTCAAGCTATTTCAATGGATGATGAACCTAGCGAAGTAATAACTACCGTAAAATCTATCCGTTGGCTGCAAGATGAGAAAAAATGTTTGGCACGAAGATTAGCCTATGGCTGTGCCAAATGCCAAAGTGTATGTCCTTGGTCAAAACCAGATACTCTGATGCATGAAATTGGACGTATGATAGGGCAAAATCCCGCTTTGGCCTCATTTTTAGTCAAAGTAGATGATTTCTTTTATAACAGATTCCCCGAAGGTCATAGTGCTGCGGATTATGCTCCATGGAGATAA